CAAAAAAGCATTGGAAAATGTTCGTCCTCAACTTGAAGTGAAAACTCGTCGTGTCGGTGGTGCAAACTATCAAGTTCCGATGGAAGTTGACGGCGCAAGAGGTAATGCTTTGGCAATGCGTTGGATTATTGATAACGCAAAGAAACGCAACGAACATTCGATGGTAGAGTGCCTTGGCGCGGAATTTGTTCAAGCGTGCAACGGCGAAGGCGGCGCGGTCAAGAAAAAGACCGAAGTTCACAAAATGGCAGAAGCAAACAAAGCGTTTGCGCATTACAAATGGTAATATAATACCATCCGTAAAGTTAAACGAAAACGAGTTGTTCTTTTGAACGCTCGTTTTTTGTTTTTATATTTTTCAGAAACTCCTGCAATTTCTTCTTGCCAAATATTATTTTATCATAGAAATTGACTCTTAAACGCGCAACTAAAAGAATGAGCAAAAAAATGCAAAAGACTGAGCAAAAAAATGCAAAAGACTGACCAAAAAGCTACTAAGCCAAAACCCCAAAAATATGCTAATTATCACGAAGCGGCATTCTCGGCATTCGGTTATCGCTTGCGAGAATATGTAAAAAACGGAGACATAACACTCGAAGACGAACACCCTCTTTCTAAACGCCCGCCGAAAATAGACATAATTGTATTGAAAAAAGACAAAGATGTTGATATAGAAACAAGTTGGGGAAAAATATTCAGAAAACACAACATAATAGAATATAAAAGCCCTGTTGAAGCAAAACTTTCTATCTCTGTTTTTTACAAAGTGGTATTCGGCTATGTCGGGCTTTATGCCTCTCAGGAAAACGTGAAATTTACAGATATGAGCATTACAATAGTTTGTTTTAATAAACCAGAAACCTTATTTGAAACGCTAAAAATGGAATTTGACTACAAAGTATTGCGCAAAAGCAAAGGCATATATTATATTTCCAAAAAAGGAATAAACGTAAATAAATCGCTCGCAATACAATTTATAGTCAGTAGCGAATTAAGCGACGCA
This Chitinivibrionia bacterium DNA region includes the following protein-coding sequences:
- the rpsG gene encoding 30S ribosomal protein S7, encoding MSRRRKAEKRVVAGDYKYGSVLVTKFINCIMLSGKRRIAEHIFYTALDYAAEKTSQDQMSAFKKALENVRPQLEVKTRRVGGANYQVPMEVDGARGNALAMRWIIDNAKKRNEHSMVECLGAEFVQACNGEGGAVKKKTEVHKMAEANKAFAHYKW